A window of the Scophthalmus maximus strain ysfricsl-2021 chromosome 8, ASM2237912v1, whole genome shotgun sequence genome harbors these coding sequences:
- the si:dkeyp-118a3.2 gene encoding A-kinase anchor protein 12 isoform X1, which produces MEYFFLKGFLLVLLTRHRTSEGLSTPVQSSSKVTLQGGRTLSIESELPPAEVVPVLAPPSLKEVHQAVQEASEQVEGRGAEEVLKELLERVVGAALGQVDGGSEVKADEGAGKLQEVVEEDALYVEKGAEAILEAKVLEQAVEKELEGEDIVTKEGYAGVGEKQEVAEVDELEDVAEKEKGITEGESETAAGSVEETTARLETGGSKADGVEVTNESLDTGVGQGVAEATLPVLEETGGDSAVEEAGVEGNNKQVESTEEKGAAETDIQEAEETQATVEVAVDEETEKETVEESNLSNLNLSVADVEQLADVLPEEEAQKEETAEDELEKDETVLPSDNYEPETRQTAAGELVAEEKEVVMDTEGPEVEDKQDHLVVEGGAAEEVETEGTDVGEAAGGERDGESEIKEESVALVNEGGDQQAGEEVTLMTSHGSEKGNQEMLVISAPEPGDGAEASIEQNTENQAPTPSPSLGGVEKGENSLGDEKSNHGNEIITPTDDLLPHNPDVAQPTLDNSVKDVLPEPPQAEGEEPGEVNELVEDSTGTTETSELGLEAWKIGAISAAVFLVLETTFIIIYILKCRNKKNTAATQRSCEEGCVEPEAATGGDCNDDTLPAGNGDTQQIAALDPSDVASTLAPNHEQHEEKLGTALSDLPSGSREESANTGPGPDSSQDLRTSIL; this is translated from the exons ATGGAGTACTTCTTTTTGAAAGGATTTCTGTTGGTTTTGTTAACACGTCACCGCACATCTGAAG GTCTGTCAACACCTGTTCAATCCTCCTCCAAGGTCACCCTCCAAGGTGGCCGGACCTTATCCATAGAATCAGAGCTGCCACCTGCAGAGGTAGTGCCAGTATTGGCCCCTCCGAGCCTGAAGGAGGTGCATCAAGCTGTACAGGAAGCCTCGGAGCAGGTGGAAGGTCGTGGGGCAGAGGAAGTGCTGAAGGAGCTACTGGAGAGGGTGGTAGGGGCAGCTCTGGGGCAGGTGGACGGAGGGAGTGAAGTGAAAGCAGATGAGGGAGCAGGAAAGTTGCAGGAAGTGGTTGAAGAGGATGCACTGTACGTTGAAAAAGGAGCTGAAGCCATCTTAGAGGCCAAGGTGTTGGAACAGGCAGTGGAAAAGGAGCTGGAAGGTGAAGATATTGTCACCAAGGAAGGGTATGCTGGTGTTGGGGAGAAGCAGGAGGTAGCAGAGGTGGATGAATTGGAAGATGTagctgaaaaagagaaaggaattACTGAGGGTGAGAGTGAAACTGCTGCTGGATCTGTGGAGGAGACCACAGCACGTTTAGAAACTGGAGGCAGCAAAGCAGATGGTGTGGAGGTTACCAATGAGTCTCTAGACACTGGAGTCGGTCAGGGGGTTGCAGAGGCAACATTACCTGTCTTAGAAGAAACAGGAGGCGATTCAGCAGTAGAGGAGGCAGGGGTGGAAGGCAACAACAAGCAGGTTGAGTcgacagaggaaaagggagcAGCAGAAACTGACAtacaggaagcagaggaaacTCAAGCTACTGTGGAGGTGGCAGTggatgaagagacagagaaggagactgTGGAAGAGTCTAACCTGTCTAACCTTAACCTGTCTGTGGCTGATGTGGAGCAGTTAGCAGATGTACTGCCAGAGGAAGAAGCACAGAAGGAAGAAACCGCGGAAGATGAATTAGAAAAAGATGAGACAGTACTGCCATCTGATAATTATGAGCCAGAGACcagacaaactgcagcaggAGAGCTGGTAGCGGAGGAGAAAGAGGTAGTGATGGACACAGAAGGACCAGAAGTAGAGGACAAACAGGACCATTTagtggtggagggaggagctgctgaagaggTAGAAACAGAAGGTACAGATGTGGGGGAGGCAGCAGGAggtgaaagagatggagagagtgaaaTAAAGGAAGAATCTGTGGCACTGGTGAATGAGGGGGGTGACCAACAAGCAGGAGAAGAGGTCACATTGATGACGTCACATGGCAGTGAAAAGGGGAATCAAG AAATGCTGGTGATCTCTGCCCCAGAGCCTGGAGATGGTGCTGAAGCCTCAATAGAGCAGAACACCGAGAACCAGGCTCCCACCCCGAGCCCATCCCTAGGTGGGGTAGAGAAGGGAGAGAATAGCCTTGGTGATGAGAAATCAAACCATGGCAACGAGATCATCACCCCTACTGATGACCTTTTGCCACACAACCCGGATGTGGCCCAACCTACACTGGATAATTCTGTGAAGGATGTTCTACCTGAACCCCCTCAGGCGGAAGGAGAGGAACCAGGGGAGGTCAATGAGCTGGTGGAAGATTCAACTGGAACCACAG AGACGAGCGAGCTGGGCCTAGAGGCATGGAAGATCGGGGCCATTTCTGCTGCAGTCTTCCTGGTTCTGGAGACTACCTTCATCATTATCTATATCCTCAAATGtcgcaacaaaaaaaa tACCGCAGCTACTCAGCGGTCATGTGAGGAAGGGTGTGTTGAACCAGAGGCCGCCACAGGAGGCGACTGCAATGACGACACGCTGCCTGCAGGCAACGGAGACACTCAACA GATAGCAGCACTTGACCCATCTGATGTGGCTTCAACCCTGGCCCCAAACCACGAGCAACACGAAGAGAAGCTTGGGACAGCCCTGTCAGACCTCCCGTCCGGCTCCAGAGAGGAGTCGGCCAACACTGGACCCGGACCAGACTCCTCACAAGACCTCAGGACTTCCATTCTCTAG
- the si:dkeyp-118a3.2 gene encoding A-kinase anchor protein 12 isoform X2, whose translation MEYFFLKGFLLVLLTRHRTSEGLSTPVQSSSKVTLQGGRTLSIESELPPAEVVPVLAPPSLKEVHQAVQEASEQVEGRGAEEVLKELLERVVGAALGQVDGGSEVKADEGAGKLQEVVEEDALYVEKGAEAILEAKVLEQAVEKELEGEDIVTKEGYAGVGEKQEVAEVDELEDVAEKEKGITEGESETAAGSVEETTARLETGGSKADGVEVTNESLDTGVGQGVAEATLPVLEETGGDSAVEEAGVEGNNKQVESTEEKGAAETDIQEAEETQATVEVAVDEETEKETVEESNLSNLNLSVADVEQLADVLPEEEAQKEETAEDELEKDETVLPSDNYEPETRQTAAGELVAEEKEVVMDTEGPEVEDKQDHLVVEGGAAEEVETEGTDVGEAAGGERDGESEIKEESVALVNEGGDQQAGEEVTLMTSHGSEKGNQEPGDGAEASIEQNTENQAPTPSPSLGGVEKGENSLGDEKSNHGNEIITPTDDLLPHNPDVAQPTLDNSVKDVLPEPPQAEGEEPGEVNELVEDSTGTTETSELGLEAWKIGAISAAVFLVLETTFIIIYILKCRNKKNTAATQRSCEEGCVEPEAATGGDCNDDTLPAGNGDTQQIAALDPSDVASTLAPNHEQHEEKLGTALSDLPSGSREESANTGPGPDSSQDLRTSIL comes from the exons ATGGAGTACTTCTTTTTGAAAGGATTTCTGTTGGTTTTGTTAACACGTCACCGCACATCTGAAG GTCTGTCAACACCTGTTCAATCCTCCTCCAAGGTCACCCTCCAAGGTGGCCGGACCTTATCCATAGAATCAGAGCTGCCACCTGCAGAGGTAGTGCCAGTATTGGCCCCTCCGAGCCTGAAGGAGGTGCATCAAGCTGTACAGGAAGCCTCGGAGCAGGTGGAAGGTCGTGGGGCAGAGGAAGTGCTGAAGGAGCTACTGGAGAGGGTGGTAGGGGCAGCTCTGGGGCAGGTGGACGGAGGGAGTGAAGTGAAAGCAGATGAGGGAGCAGGAAAGTTGCAGGAAGTGGTTGAAGAGGATGCACTGTACGTTGAAAAAGGAGCTGAAGCCATCTTAGAGGCCAAGGTGTTGGAACAGGCAGTGGAAAAGGAGCTGGAAGGTGAAGATATTGTCACCAAGGAAGGGTATGCTGGTGTTGGGGAGAAGCAGGAGGTAGCAGAGGTGGATGAATTGGAAGATGTagctgaaaaagagaaaggaattACTGAGGGTGAGAGTGAAACTGCTGCTGGATCTGTGGAGGAGACCACAGCACGTTTAGAAACTGGAGGCAGCAAAGCAGATGGTGTGGAGGTTACCAATGAGTCTCTAGACACTGGAGTCGGTCAGGGGGTTGCAGAGGCAACATTACCTGTCTTAGAAGAAACAGGAGGCGATTCAGCAGTAGAGGAGGCAGGGGTGGAAGGCAACAACAAGCAGGTTGAGTcgacagaggaaaagggagcAGCAGAAACTGACAtacaggaagcagaggaaacTCAAGCTACTGTGGAGGTGGCAGTggatgaagagacagagaaggagactgTGGAAGAGTCTAACCTGTCTAACCTTAACCTGTCTGTGGCTGATGTGGAGCAGTTAGCAGATGTACTGCCAGAGGAAGAAGCACAGAAGGAAGAAACCGCGGAAGATGAATTAGAAAAAGATGAGACAGTACTGCCATCTGATAATTATGAGCCAGAGACcagacaaactgcagcaggAGAGCTGGTAGCGGAGGAGAAAGAGGTAGTGATGGACACAGAAGGACCAGAAGTAGAGGACAAACAGGACCATTTagtggtggagggaggagctgctgaagaggTAGAAACAGAAGGTACAGATGTGGGGGAGGCAGCAGGAggtgaaagagatggagagagtgaaaTAAAGGAAGAATCTGTGGCACTGGTGAATGAGGGGGGTGACCAACAAGCAGGAGAAGAGGTCACATTGATGACGTCACATGGCAGTGAAAAGGGGAATCAAG AGCCTGGAGATGGTGCTGAAGCCTCAATAGAGCAGAACACCGAGAACCAGGCTCCCACCCCGAGCCCATCCCTAGGTGGGGTAGAGAAGGGAGAGAATAGCCTTGGTGATGAGAAATCAAACCATGGCAACGAGATCATCACCCCTACTGATGACCTTTTGCCACACAACCCGGATGTGGCCCAACCTACACTGGATAATTCTGTGAAGGATGTTCTACCTGAACCCCCTCAGGCGGAAGGAGAGGAACCAGGGGAGGTCAATGAGCTGGTGGAAGATTCAACTGGAACCACAG AGACGAGCGAGCTGGGCCTAGAGGCATGGAAGATCGGGGCCATTTCTGCTGCAGTCTTCCTGGTTCTGGAGACTACCTTCATCATTATCTATATCCTCAAATGtcgcaacaaaaaaaa tACCGCAGCTACTCAGCGGTCATGTGAGGAAGGGTGTGTTGAACCAGAGGCCGCCACAGGAGGCGACTGCAATGACGACACGCTGCCTGCAGGCAACGGAGACACTCAACA GATAGCAGCACTTGACCCATCTGATGTGGCTTCAACCCTGGCCCCAAACCACGAGCAACACGAAGAGAAGCTTGGGACAGCCCTGTCAGACCTCCCGTCCGGCTCCAGAGAGGAGTCGGCCAACACTGGACCCGGACCAGACTCCTCACAAGACCTCAGGACTTCCATTCTCTAG